The Syngnathus typhle isolate RoL2023-S1 ecotype Sweden linkage group LG3, RoL_Styp_1.0, whole genome shotgun sequence genome window below encodes:
- the wipf2a gene encoding WAS/WASL-interacting protein family member 2 produces the protein MPIPPPPPPGPPPPPTFHQANTSPPKLSSSGTKGRGALLSDIHKGARLKKVGAVNDRSAPIIEKSGGGGGGGGPMGMGGLFQGGLPKLRPAGDGSSGGSVGRSALRPPGSRPSAPRPPSGRSSSPSPLEQQRSHRPSLPDITRPPNTGGGSSSGGGMKHSTSAPPPPPPFNRGGRSNAPPAPNLKVSASSAQKPLPPTPNRGPAPSNVLKNALSSSRPPTGGSSAPPPPPPYRMHAPLSNGPAQTDGGGAPELPQRHNSLSKKHTAQGRNHAPPPPPSLSASPQVSRPPPPAREPPGRRAAPQAPLSNARNGNRDAPPPPPPYRGHSSAPTESAGRGPKPPPPSSLPSRTLGGAPPPPPPIRNGHSTGSTPSKFIMDDFESKFNFHPMEDLPPPEEYRHFNKVYPSQSGKGILRGAPPAPPVGR, from the exons ATGCCTATTCCCCCTCCGCCCCCTCCGGGACCCCCGCCTCCCCCCACCTTCCATCAG GCCAACACCTCTCCTCCCAAGCTGAGCTCGTCCGGAACTAAAGGCAGAGGGGCCCTGCTGTCGGACATCCACAAGGGGGCCAGGCTGAAGAAAGTGGGCGCGGTCAACGACCGCAGCGCCCCCATCATCGAGA AATCTggcggaggtggaggaggaggaggtccaATGGGGATGGGGGGCCTCTTCCAAGGAGGCTTGCCAAAGCTGCGACCAGCTGGag ACGGTTCAAGCGGCGGCTCGGTGGGCaggtccgccctgagaccgccAGGGTCACGGCCCTCGGCGCCCCGCCCTCCATCGGGCCGCTCGTCATCGCCGTCACCGCTGGAGCAGCAGCGCTCTCACCGGCCTTCTCTGCCCGACATCACCCGCCCCCCCAACACCGGCGGAGGCTCGTCTTCAGGCGGCGGCATGAAGCACAGCACATcggccccgccccctccgccCCCCTTCAACCGGGGTGGCCGCAGCAACGCCCCGCCCGCGCCCAACCTGAAAGTGTCGGCGTCCTCGGCGCAGAAACCCCTGCCGCCCACGCCCAACCGAGGTCCCGCTCCTTCCAACGTGCTCAAAAACGCCCTGTCTTCCAGCCGGCCCCCCACCGGCGGCTCCTCCgcgccgccaccaccgccgcccTACAGGATGCACGCGCCACTCTCCAACGGGCCGGCCCAGACGGACGGGGGCGGCGCCCCGGAGCTGCCGCAGAGGCACAACTCTCTGAGCAAGAAGCACACGGCGCAGGGGCGAAACCACGCCCCGCCCCCGCCGCCATCCTTGTCAGCTTCCCCGCAGGTCAGCCGACCTCCGCCCCCCGCCAGGGAGCCGCCGGGGCGCAGAGCAG CCCCTCAGGCGCCTCTTTCCAACGCCCGCAACGGCAACCGCGACGCCCCTCCGCCGCCCCCGCCGTACCGCGGCCACAGCTCAGCCCCGACGGAGTCGGCGGGCCGGGGGCCCAAACCTCCGCCCCCGTCCTCCTTGCCCTCCCGCACCCTCGGCGGAGccccaccgccgccaccgcccaTTCGCAACGGACACTCTACCGGCTCTACCCCCTCCAAGTTCATCATGG ACGATTTTGAATCCAAGTTCAACTTCCACCCCATGGAGGACCTTCCACCTCCGGAGGAGTATCGCCATTTCAACAAGGTCTACCCCAGTCAGAGTGGCAAGG GCATTTTGCGAGGAGCCCCCCCTGCTCCACCAGTGGGGAGGTGA